In Mangrovivirga cuniculi, the following proteins share a genomic window:
- a CDS encoding KdsC family phosphatase yields MNNSIYSKARKIKVVLFDVDGVLTDGGIIYDNDGMEYKRFHVRDGQIIRFLKESNITVGAITGRNSKVVKNRCDELKLDFHSHGAKNKLDIYKKIKLDHKASDDEVCFIGDDVIDLPILTMVGLSATPADAPSYMDKYVDYRCETKGGYGVLREVADLILLSQGKLHDILDRMATKGE; encoded by the coding sequence ATGAATAATTCGATTTACTCTAAGGCAAGAAAAATAAAAGTTGTACTATTTGATGTTGATGGCGTACTGACTGATGGTGGGATTATTTATGATAATGATGGAATGGAGTATAAACGATTCCATGTTAGAGACGGGCAAATAATCCGATTTTTAAAAGAATCTAATATCACAGTCGGTGCAATTACCGGGAGAAATTCTAAAGTAGTGAAAAACAGATGTGATGAATTGAAGCTGGACTTTCACTCTCATGGAGCCAAAAATAAACTGGATATTTATAAAAAAATCAAGCTTGATCACAAGGCCTCAGATGATGAAGTTTGCTTTATTGGTGATGATGTGATCGATCTGCCTATACTAACTATGGTCGGGCTTTCAGCTACCCCAGCAGATGCACCATCTTATATGGATAAGTATGTGGATTACAGATGTGAGACTAAAGGAGGATACGGCGTATTGAGAGAAGTAGCTGACCTGATCTTGCTCAGCCAGGGCAAACTTCACGATATTTTAGATCGAATGGCGACTAAAGGAGAGTAA
- a CDS encoding histone H1, with amino-acid sequence MKRYEQLLDLVQSLEGDFEKFYDKSNQAAGTRVRKGMQELKNLAQEIRVEVQDIKNKA; translated from the coding sequence ATGAAAAGATACGAGCAACTTTTAGACTTGGTTCAATCGTTAGAAGGAGACTTTGAGAAATTCTATGACAAAAGCAATCAAGCGGCTGGAACTAGAGTTAGAAAAGGAATGCAGGAATTAAAGAATTTAGCTCAAGAAATTAGAGTAGAAGTTCAGGACATCAAAAACAAAGCGTAA